The Actinomycetota bacterium genome segment GATTGGACGACGAATCTGGCGAGAATCCCGGGGGTAGACCACAGCCGTCATCCCAAACAGAGAGTGTCAACTCGTTTGGCGTCCTGTGCATCGTGACCGTAACCGAACCGGTGTGCCTTGAGCCAATGCCATGCTCAATGGCGTTGTGTACGAGTTCGGCTACAACCAGAGCGAGCGAGGTCGCGATGGATGCGGGAACCAGTCCCGTGTCGCCCTCCACCCTCAACTCTATCACCGCATCAGACCTGGCAAGCCCGCGAGTGACCATGTCCACGACCTTGCGTACCGCCGCCGCCAGGTCGACCGACTCCTCGGTGGACTCGGCGAGCATCTCGTGTACGACCGCCATCGAAGATATCCGCTCGACCGCCTCGTTGAGCGCGCAGGCCACCTCCTCACTCGTGGCTCGCCTTGCCTGAATGCGCAGTAGCGAGGCGACCGTCTGCAGGTTGTTTTTCACGCGATGGTGCACCTCACGGATCGTCACTTCTTTGACCCGCAGTTCCTGCTCCCGACGGCGAGCCTCAGTGACGTCCTCCACCAAAACGAGTGCGCCTTCCGAGAGCGCTATGGTGCGGTAGCGAAGCGACCTGCCTGCCACCTCAAGCGTGATCTCGCGAGCTGCTGTGCTGCCCAGCACCGGAACGACCGCTGTCGCACCGCCGGGTAGCGCCGAGACAGGCGCGCCGCTAAGGGAGCCCTCGGCTCCGGCGAGCCGCATGATGTTCACCGCGTTGGGACTTGCGTATGAGACTGTACCGCCAGAATCCACCTCGATGACCCCATCACCAGCAAGGCGAGTGGTGGAATATGGCTCCCCAGTGTGAAGATCGGGGATCGGACCTCGCTGTAGCCTCTCGAGGACGAACACCGCCAGCCGCATGAACGCGACCTCCATCTTCCCTGGCGCCTCAGCGACACTCTTCCCGAGGTATCTCACGACCACGGCGTAAGGACGCGAGGACGGCCCAACCGGATAGGCGGTGGACGTAAACTCGACGCCGCGGCGTATTCGGCAACGGGATCCACAGACGGTGAGTCCAAAGTCAAGGGCGTCGTACGCCTCTGGCTCCTCGTTCCGATCCACCGTTCCGCCCACCCTTGAGACCGGCACAGCGGCAGCAGCCGTCATTGGCCGAACGTCAGCCACGATCTCCAGCTGCCCGTCTTCGTTAGGCACAAGCAGAACCACATCTCCGTATCCCAGATCTGCAACGAGTTGCAAATTCTGCGCGACGTTATGGACGTGCTCTGCGGCGGCCGGAGGAAACCTATTTGCTATGCTATCCGCTATGCTCATGTAGAAAATTATCGCACTCTCGCGGATTGCATGTCATTTGACGATGCGGGATCCATGCCGGCGAACTACAGCGCCTTCGACCCCCGCTCGCCGGTACGGATGCGAACCGCGCCCTCGACATCATAGATAAACACCTTGCCGTCGCCGATCTCACCGGTACGGGCTGCAGCGATGATCGCGTCTTCGGCCGACTGCGCGACCGCGTCGTCGAGGACGAGCTCGATCTTGACCTTGGGTATGAAATCCACGGCGTACTCTGCGCCTCGGTAGACTTCGGTGTGGCCCATCTGGCGCCCATACCCGCGCACGTCTGTCACGGTCATGCCGACCACCCCGAGTGCGCTGAGCATCTCTTTGACCTCATTGAGTCTGTAAGGCTTAATAATCGCTTCGATCTTCTTCATGATTAGCTCCTTTTCTCCTCATGCTGAGTGTTCAGTACCTACCGCGAGCTACAGAGTACGAGGTGTCGCTCTGCACGAAGTCGGGGTATGCCCGGTTCCCGTGCTCGCCGATGTCGAGACCCTCGATCTCTTCTTCTGCGCTGACACGTACACCCCAGATCGCCTTGATCGCAAGCCAAATAAAGAGTGAGGCCCCGAAGACCGTAACGCCCACGGCTGCGACACCGATCATCTGGCTCCACAGCAGATCAAAGCCGCCGCCAAAGAACAGGCCGTTACCGGTGGTACCGGGATAGATCGATTCTTGGGCGAACAGACCGACAGCCAAGGTGCCGAAGATGCCGCCCATGCCGTGAACGGCGAGTGCGCCAACCGGGTCATCAAGCTTCAGCTTGTCGAGAAGCAGCACGCCGAAAACGATGATCGCGCCGGCGATCGCGCCGATGATAAGGGCACTGCTCGTACTGACGAAGGCGCAACCTGCGGTGATGCCAACGAGTCCGCCGAGCATCCCGTTGATGGTCATGCCAATATCCGGCTTGTGCAGTACGATCCATGCGACGATTGTCGCGGCGATGGCGCCGGAGGCCGCCGCTATGGCCGTGGCGACCACTATGTGCGAGATCGCGAAGGGCTGGGCGGCCATGGTGCTACCTGCGTTGAATCCAAACCAGCCGAGCCACAGGATCATGGCGCCAGCCATAGCCGAGGTCATATTGTGACCGGGGATCGCATGCACTTTGCCATCCTTATACTTGCCTAGGCGTGGTCCTAGCACGATGATTCCCGCGAGCGCCGCCCATGCGCCCACCGAGTGAACCACGGTGGATCCGGCGAAGTCCCAGAAGCCTAGCTCCGCAAGCCAGCCGCCACCCCAGATCCAGCGACCCACGATAGGGTAGACAAATGCGACAAGCAGAAACGAAAAGATGATGAACGAGTGGTACTTGATGCGCTCGGCAACAGCGCCCGAGACGATAGTAGCCGCGGTCCCGGCGAACACGAGCATAAAGAAGAACTTCGCCATGAGCGGTACACCAGCCCAACTCAGTGCCGAGTACACTCCTTGATACGCATCACCGGTCGCTGGGCTATTGTCAGCTCCACCTAAGAAGAAGAGCCCTTCAAGTCCAATGAACGGGTTCCCGTCGCCAAACATCAATCCCCATCCGATGACTAGGAATGCGATCGTCGATACGGCAAAGACTATGAAGTTCTTGGAGATGATGTTGACGGTGTTCTTCGCCCTCGTGAAGCCCGACTCCACAAGTCCGAATCCGAGATTCATGAAGAACACGAGCATCCCCGCAATGAGCACCCAGATGGTATCAAGCGCTACCTGCAGTTCCATATATTCCACGCCTCCTCTGTCTGGCAGCCCCAATCGGCCACTGCTACAGAGTCGCATCTGTGTGTTTCGACCGTGTTACGCGCAGGAGAATTCTGAGATACATGCTCCCGTGTGGATTGATATATCGGTAATCCTCCCTGCGACAGAGGCAAAACCGGGTCTTTACATCAAGCCGCCACGCCGATAAAGTGTCTCGCGACAAACCGTGCGACACTAAGAAGGAGACGGTATGCCTCGGCCGATCATCAGTACGGATGACTGTTCTGCATGCGGCATCTGCGTAGATGCATGTCCTGAAGGCGTTTTAGAGATCGTCGGAGACACCGCGGTCGCAGTAAATGACGATGATTGCACTGCTTGCGCCGCCTGCATGGAAGAGTGTCCTATGGGCGCGATCGAGGAGATAGAGGAAGACTAACCTGGTCGGCTGCAGAAGCGGATCATGTGCCGAGTCACCCTGTTCGTAAGAGGCCTTTGAGGATCTTACTTATGTAATTGGGGTCCTCTCGGAACACAATGCCCTTGGCCTAGTGCGTCACTTGTGACGGTCAAGCGACCTTGTGCGTCACTTGTGCAGAATATGTGCCGCACAAGAGTCGAGAGTCTCGCTTCCAGTGCCCCCACGTCTTCACTCCCCCCCTGCGACGTCAAGTAGATCATCGAAGGCGTATATGCCCGGACGAGTACCAGCTGCGGCCTCGACCTCCCCGACGATTCCGTCATCGCTGAGCACTCTCAGCAGCCGACGCCCAGCGGACTCGGAGACCCCCACTCTACGAACGAAGTCGCTTTTCGAGAACACGGGCGACTGGAAGATGAAGTCCAGTACGCCTATCACCTGAGGAGACCGCGTGAGCTCAGGCAGTCGCACCTTCATCTCCTCGTAGAGCCGCATGATCGAAGTCGCGCGCGCGAGGTTATCCTCCGCCTGCACGCGCACCGCTTCGAGGAAGAATGCGCACCAGCCGGTCCAGTCATCGTCCCGCGATACCGCAAATAGGCGGTCGAGATACTCGTCACGTCGCGCGTCGAAGTACGCGCTGATGTAGAAGATCGGGCGATGGATAAGCCCTACCTGCCACATGAAGAGCGGCATGATCATCCGGCCCACGAGCTGAAGACGGACCAACCAGCGGGATGAGCCTCTCCCAATCTATTCCTTGCGGCGGGAATCGTCCTTCGTGATAGTGAACCGCCCCCATCACACGTCCTCCAAGTCGAACATGAGCCGGAAGAGCTCCTCCTCGATCAGGCGCACCTTCCACCGGTCATCGACGCTCTTAAGGTTTTCGAGATTGTTGCCGCCGTTGACGTAGATGAGGTCGGCATGGAGGATGCGGTAGATGCCGAAGTCCAGCTCCGGCTGGTCGAGCTGGAAGAGCTCCCGAAGCTTGGCGACCAGACGGTCGTAGCGCTGGCTCATGCGATCCCCCCTGCAACGCGTTCGACGAACGTCAGTTCATTCAGATTGAGTACATGTTTACCTCGAGTGTACATATGCATAACGGTACCCCATACGCTTGGCTGTGACCACTCAGCGCGCGCTCCATCCTGTCGTGACCGGCTCCTAGCCTGATCGGCTGTCGCTAGAGAGTTGCTTTAGCTGCTCCCAGACAACCCTCTTCGAACGCTCATCACCAAGAGAGTCCTCCAACCCCTGGAGTGCAAGTATGGTTCTTCCATGAATCTGCACGGGAGTCCCTGTTGGCGGTAGAGCTGCTTCCAGCGCGCCAGCTAGATCGGCGGCTGCGCAGCTGTCCAAGGCTATTATGACCAAGGGATCGATAACCTGAATCAGCAGCAGAAGCCTGGAGTGAATAGCGTCTGCGGGAGAAGCGTCGCCCAAGGGGCGCGACATGACGCGATAATCAGAGTCCGCGGCGAACCCGAGAGCCTTCAGGGCCTTGGCGGCGGCGGCACCATCGGGTCCGGACAGCGCAGGGCCGCCACACTGCTCCGCTGGCCCCGCCTGACCCTTCACCAGCAGAACTGTGGCTAACGGGTTGCCTTCCGAGGCACAGAAATTCCAGCTGCTAAACTCCCTCTCGACCTCCTCAAGCTCGGCGCGCACCTTCTCGGCATAGAGCTTGCCTAGGTTAGTATCTTTGCTCTCACTCATCGCCTGGGGTGGGCGCCGATACAGAGGACAGGTACCATGCGTAGGTGGCCTCAAGACCGGTCTCAAAGGGTATGCGAGCTTCCCATCCAAAGATGCTGTCGGCTTTACGCGCGTCCAGCACACTGTGTTTGATGTCGCCCGGAACCGCCGGCTCATGCGAAACTTTAGCCTCTACCCCGCTGATCTGTGACAAAGCATCTATAAGTTGAGTAATGTTCGTCTGAGTGCCTGTGGAGATGTTGTACGCCGGACCATCGCCGCCTCCCTCGCACAACCTCGTTTCGGTCTTGAGAGCTAAGCATATCGAGTCCACCACGTCCGCGACAAAAATGAAATCGCGTGTCTGCGAGCCGTCACCGAAAACCACCAGCTCTTCTCCTCTGACCAGCCGGGAAGCGAAGATGGCCACTACACCGCCTTCTCCCTGCGAGCTCTGACGCGGGCCATACACATTCGAGAATCGAAAGCTTGCGAAATCAGTTCCCGTTCTCGACAGCTCACTCGCCAGCACCTCCTCGGCAGCGAGCTTGGATCTGCCGTAAGGATTTGTGGGTAGCTTATGGCGAGACTCGCATATCGGCAGTTCAGCAGGAGTGCCGTATACAGCTGCCGAGGAGGCGGATATGACGGCTCTTGCCCCGCAGCTTCGGGCGGCTCTGGCGACCGCTTTGGTGCCCTCGACGTTGACAAGCCAGTCATTGTGGGGATCGACGATTGAGGCGCCGACACTGGCCTGAGCAGCAAGATGTACCACCTTGTCCGGCTTGAACGAAGCCACCTCGGCAAGAAACTTCTCGTCGAGTATGCTCATCTGCGCGAACCGCGCATCCGGATGAACGTTATCCGCAGACCCGGTAGACAGATCATCGACAACGACCACCTCGTTATCCCTAATCAGAGCTTCGACGAGATTGGCTCCAATAAATCCTGCGCCACCGGTGACAAGCACGCGCATACAAACCCCCTGCTCACTGTTGTAGTCGTGTGACACTAACAAGATCGGCATGAACTATCAAGCGGTATCGAGCGCTGTAGGGTGGATCACACGCCGAGAGCGTCAAGCGGGGCTCCTCCCTGGTTTCCATAACATCTACCCTGTCCGGCGTGACCCTGAAAGACTCGGTCACCTCATAAACATAAACGCGATAGGGGGAGTAAAGCTCGATCGTGTCGCCGAGGCGAAGCTCGTCTATTCGACGGAACGGCGAGCCAAAAGTAGTGCGGTGACCGGCAATTCCACTGTTGCCGGTTGGCCCCGGAAGATCGGTATAGTCGATCCACCCCGGCCCGCGCTTCAGAGATTCTCGCGTGTGCCCTTTCACGACGATCTGGTCAAGGCCGATGGCGTCGATGACGAGCCTGCCGAACGGATCACCCTCAGATTGCCCCTGCCAGTAAGCGGCGTCCAAGCTGCGCCAATCGGAAAAATCGATAGCTGGCCGATCTTCATCGCCGTTATCAAGGATCGGCGGCAAAGCAGGGTCGAACTCCGCTCGAAGCTCCTGCTGGTCGAGATTGGCCGCAATGTTTGTGATGCCGTAGTAGCCAAAGAGCCCGAGCGCCGCCCCGATGAGCAGGTTCCCTCCGGCGTGCGCCACTGTGCGCCAGCCAAAAGACCTGCCGGCGTGAGAGCTATCCTTCAAGGCACTTCCTGATAACCGCATAATGCAACAGTTTATAGTCAGGCGGCAAAGATGCCGATACCTGATATGAAAGATATCCCCGCCCCAAGCCCGAGGTGTGCAAATGAAAGTAGCTTCACGTTCAACGATAGTTCGTATACTTGCTTTGTTGATGATCTTCGCCCTGGCCGCAGGCGCGACTCCTGCGCTGGCGACAATAGCTTTCGAGATCAAGCCGATAGCCTTCGATCCTCAACTGAAAGCAACGCCGGCACCGAAGACCGTCGAGAAAATCGCAAAAGAACTGGATTCGGTAGCGGCTGTCGTAGGTAGTCGACCAGCAGTCAAGGCAAGCGCTGCTGAGCCTCGGCCAGTGCAAGTCAGATCCACGGGGGGCGCCGGATCTGTCACGCTCCCCTCTCAAGGCAAATCCGAAAACGCTCAAGCCATTCTGGCGAGTTACAAGGCTCGTTACCCGATCCTTCAGGGCGTCACGGTGCAATTCGGCGACGCCCGGGGCTTTCAGGCAATAGCCTATTACAAGAGCGGCAGGATAGTCATCTGCCCCAACCATGACGCCTCCCTCGAGCGAATCATCAATCACGAGGTATGGCACATCATCGACTGGAGAGATAACAGCCGCATCGATTGGGGCGAGAATATCCCGCCGGAAAACGCGTCGAGTTACGCTCGGTAATCTGCAATCAGTGACCCCGGACGCGCCGTCGGCGCCCAGAACCATTGCCACCTTTGAGCCCGTTTTGAAAGCAGCTATGCACCAGTGCGTGGCGAAGCACCTCGTCCATCGATCCCACGGCGATGATATTGAGGTCGTTGCGAACGGGCTCGGGCAATAGATCGAGATCGCGCACATTTTCTTTTGGAACCAGCACCGTAGTGATCCCCGCCCTGTGAGCGGCGAGCAGCTTTTCCTTTATCCCGCCTACCGGCAATACCCGCCCGCGCAAGGTGATCTCCCCTGTCATCGCGATGTCCCGGCGCACCGGGCACTCTATCAAACACGAGGCCAGCGAGGTGGCCATCGTGATGCCGGCGGAAGGTCCATCTTTGGGGATCGCGGCGGCAGGCACGTGGATGTGCACGTCAAACTGCTCGGCGAAATCGGGATTGAGTCCAAGCTCGCTGGCTCTGGTCCTGATGTACGAGAGCGCGGCTTGAGCGGACTCGCGCATCACGTCGCCGAGCTGCCCGGTCAGCGTCAGGCCGCCCTTCCCCCTCATCTTGGTGGACTCGATGAAGATCACGTCGCCGCCTACCTCTGTCCAGACCAGCCCTGTGGCCACCCCGACGTCATCTTTCTCCTCGGCCAGACCGTATGAAAATTTGGGAGGCCCGAGATATTTGTGCAGCGTCCTGCTGGTGACCTTCGTCTTGCCCTTCTTCCCCTCGACTACCTTGCGGGTCACCTGCCGGCACACCATCGCGATCGTCCGCTCGAGATTGCGAACTCCCGCCTCGCGAGTGTATCGGCGAACCATCTCACGCACCGCGTCATCGCCGATCGCTAGCTTGGCTGCGCTAAGCCCGTGCTCCTTGAGTTGCTTGGGGATCAGATAGTCGCCGGCGATACGAGACTTTTCGTCCTCCGTGTACCCCGGGAAGTGGATTACCTCCATGCGATCGCGCAGCGCGGGCGGAATCGGATCCAGCAGATTGGCAGTGGTGATGAACATCGTGTTCGACAGATCGAATGGCGCCTCCAAGTAGTGGTCCTGGAAAGCGGAGTTTTGCTCCGGGTCGAGCACCTCCAAAAGCGCACTGGTGGGATCCCCGCGAAAATCCATACCTACCTTGTCGATCTCGTCCATCATGAACACGGGGTTTTTCGTACCCGCCTGACTGATCGACTGAATTATGCGGCCCGGCAGCGCGCCCACGTAGGTGCGGCGGTGGCCCCGTATCTCCGCCTCATCACGGACGCCTCCTAGAGACATGCGGATAAACTCCCGCCCAAGCGATCGCGCTATGGATTTGCCGATAGAGGTTTTGCCCACTCCCGGTGGCCCTACGAAGCACAGGATCGGGCCGCGCATGTGGGAGGTGAGTTTGTGTACGGCGAGATACTCAAGGATTCTTTCCTTGACCTTCTCCAGCCCATAATGGTCTTCATCCAGTACTTCTTGCGCCGAGACAAGATCGAGCTTCTCTTCGGACTCCTTGTTCCACGGCAGGCCGATCAGCCAGTCCAGGTATGTGCGTATAACGCTGGTCTCCGCGCTCGCAGGCGGCATCTTTTCGAGTCGGGAAAGCTCTTTTAGCGCCTTTTCCTCGACCTTCTCCGGCATGACGGCCGCCGAGATACGCTCGCGATACTCGTCCATCTCGGCTTGAATCTCATCGTAATGACCGAGCTCCTTTTGGATCGCCTTGAGCTGTTCGCGCAGAAAGTATTCGCGTTGCGTCTGCGTCATCTGGTCTTTGACTCGATCCTGAATCCGGCTCCCCAGCTCAAGAAGCTCAAGCTCCTTCCCGAGGTACCGTGTGACGATCTCCAGCCGATCCTTCGGATCCATCGCCTCCAGAATCTTCTGCTTCTCCTCGACTTTCAGATTCAGATGAAACGCCACGAAGTCGGCGAGACGTCCCGGTTCTCCGATAGCCGAGGTGGCCATCATCATCTCAAGCGGAACCGGCTTGCCAAGCTCGCCAGCCTTTTCGAAGTCGGTGATAAGTGCCCTCATCAAGGCTTCGACCTCGACGTCGGCCTCGGTTGTCTCCTCGATTAACTCGACTCTTGCCTGCATGAACGGCTCAGAAGCCACCAATTCGAGGATGCGGATCCTCTGTCGGCCTTCCACGAGGGCCTTGGCGGTCCCGTCGGGCAACTTGAGTTCCTGCATGATCGTGGCGACACAGCCGATCTCATACAACTCCTCAAATGAGGGATCTACCGTCTCGGCGCGCTTCTGAGTGACAAGAGCGACCAGGTGATCGCCCCGCATTGCCTCTTCAAGCGCCCGAATCGAACGCTCTCTGCCTACAAACAGCGGCACAACCAGATTTGGAAAGAGAGTGAGATCCCGCAGCGGTATAAGCGGCAGTATCTCCGGGATTTGATGCGAGCTGCCTTCCTGTGACATTCAGAACCGGCTCCTTCCGTATCTTTGTCGTGCAATAATAACTGTGAGCTATTAGTTTATGGTACGACACTCGCTTCTACAGTACACGAACAGCGTAGCCAGAAATTGGACGATCTTGCGTTTCGGGAGTTTCAGCATGGGATTTGACGGTGTATTCCGACTGATATCAGAGTACGGCATTCGTGTCGTTGCCGCAGTAGCGTTCGCGATATTTATCGTGGCCGGCTGTGATCTGGCATATGCGGGGCCTCGCTTATTGACTGCCGAGAATGGCCTGGTGAGGCTCGAGGCGAGGTCCTTATCCGCGCCAGTTGACGGCTCACTCGCCGCCACCGCATCGATCACGATCGACCTGCCTACAAGCTATCTGGAGGCCCGCCTGCAGATGCGCTCTCCCGCAGGAAGACTTATCTACCAGAAAACCGAGGTGCGAAGCGAGCTTCCAACGGGCACTGTGTCGATCGGATTCGAAAGAGGACTTCGAGACCTCGGGCTTGCCCCCGGCATATACCCTATCGAACTTAGAGTAAGATCCGACTCCACCACTACACGCGAGTGGATCATTCGTGACCGGCTACTCGTACACAAGCCCAATCCCGCCGCCACTCCGCTGGTGCTCATCGCAAGAATAAACGGCGCCCCGACCTCCGACGCCGACGGACGCTTTCTCTTCGATCCAGCGCAGGTACCACGCGCTCGCAGTGATGTTGAATTTCTGGCACGCCTCGTCAATAACAGGCCCGAGTTTAGAGTGTCGCTGGCGATCCCGCCGATGCTGCTCGATGAGTGGTACCGAATCGCCCAGGGCTACGAGATTTTGCGCGAGGAGCAGGTCATCTCCGTTCCGGCAACCGACCCCTCCTCTCGCTCGTATGCTGAGGCCTTGAGTCTGCTTCAGCGCGCAATTGGAACCGGACGCCTCGAGCTGCTTGAGCTTCCGTATTCGTCGCCTGATATCGGTGGGCTGCAAGCCACCGGCCGCCTCGGCGACTTGAAGCACCACTTCAGCCTGGGCCGATCGGTGTACGCCGCCACACTCGAGGCGACACCCGTCGCAGGCGCGGTTATGCCGAGCGATCTACTGCCCGCCGAGGGAATCGCGGCACTCAAGGAAAGCCATATGCGCTTCTCGGTACTTGGTCCTGAAAGCTTGATCTCCGCTGAGTCGACGCCGCCTTCCGGGGTATACGAAAGCGAGGGCATGCGGGTCTTACTGACCGAGCCTGCGATCACCACTCACCTGGCTGCCGGAGATATAGCAGACGCCATAGATTCGATCTTCGCACGAGCTATCTCCGATGAGCCGACCACACCTGTCACCGTTACCGTCGACCTCGGCGGCGGCCGACCCGTCGATACACGAGAACTGGAAGACTTCATCGAAACGGCGCTTGGAGCTCCGTGGGTTTCGTTTTCATCCGCCGATGAAGCAGCAAATCACGTCCCTGCTTTGACTGTCGCCCTTGTAGATGAGGTCGCGATGACAGCAGGTGTCAGGTCAGGGTACTGGGATGCAGTCGAGGAAGCCAGAAGATACTCAGCGGCGTTGATGTCGATAACACCCACCGGGCATCCCCTGTCAGCGGCCTCCACCCGCGCCTCACTGATCGCCCAAAGTCAGATGTGGGCAGGCTCGGATGGGCGTTGGGCGGCGATCGACCGAGGACTTGCATTCGCCGATGCGGCTGTGCGCCACTCTCGGACGTTGTTCGATGCGATCACCATCTCGGCTCCTTCGGATCTGACGCTTAGCTCGGCCGTCGGAGAGGTTCCGCTCACCGTAGTCAACAACTCAGAAACCGAGCTTGAGCTGCAGGTACGAACCATCGCCGAAGGATTGGCCACAAATAGCCCGGTTCGAACTCTCCAGGTCAGACCACAGGAGAACTTTCTGACCGTGCCGGTAGATCTCCAATCTTCCATCTCTGGGCGCTTGGGGGTCGAAATTTGGGCTGATGACATCTTGATTGCCGAAGGAAACACGACCGTGAGGGCCTCTTACCTGGATCGTCTAGCAATCATCGGAGGCGTCACCTTAGTGTTGGTAGCCTTGTTGCTATTTATATACAGAAGGGTACGCCGCTCCCAGCTTACTGATACCATAACTACCGAGCAGTCAACACACCTCGAAAGATGATGCCGTGCGCGCAATAGTATTGGACACAAACGTATTGCTCACCGACCCCGGTGCCGTCTTCGCTTATCCCGATGCCGCAATAATCATCCCCGAACCGGTCTTGGGCGAGCTGGACAAATTGAAGACCTCAAGGGTCGACCCGGATCTGCGGTTTCGTGGCCGCGAGGTAAGCCGGATCATATTCGAGCTATCTCAAGATGGTTCGCTTGCGCAGGGGGTGCCGCTGCCCGACGGTGGAACCCTTAGAGTGCTGGCGCTGCCTTCTAATGCCCCGATGCCCGAAGGGCTCTCTCACAGGAACGTTGACGATCGGATCC includes the following:
- the amt gene encoding ammonium transporter, with product MELQVALDTIWVLIAGMLVFFMNLGFGLVESGFTRAKNTVNIISKNFIVFAVSTIAFLVIGWGLMFGDGNPFIGLEGLFFLGGADNSPATGDAYQGVYSALSWAGVPLMAKFFFMLVFAGTAATIVSGAVAERIKYHSFIIFSFLLVAFVYPIVGRWIWGGGWLAELGFWDFAGSTVVHSVGAWAALAGIIVLGPRLGKYKDGKVHAIPGHNMTSAMAGAMILWLGWFGFNAGSTMAAQPFAISHIVVATAIAAASGAIAATIVAWIVLHKPDIGMTINGMLGGLVGITAGCAFVSTSSALIIGAIAGAIIVFGVLLLDKLKLDDPVGALAVHGMGGIFGTLAVGLFAQESIYPGTTGNGLFFGGGFDLLWSQMIGVAAVGVTVFGASLFIWLAIKAIWGVRVSAEEEIEGLDIGEHGNRAYPDFVQSDTSYSVARGRY
- a CDS encoding 4Fe-4S binding protein, yielding MPRPIISTDDCSACGICVDACPEGVLEIVGDTAVAVNDDDCTACAACMEECPMGAIEEIEED
- a CDS encoding class E sortase — encoded protein: MKDSSHAGRSFGWRTVAHAGGNLLIGAALGLFGYYGITNIAANLDQQELRAEFDPALPPILDNGDEDRPAIDFSDWRSLDAAYWQGQSEGDPFGRLVIDAIGLDQIVVKGHTRESLKRGPGWIDYTDLPGPTGNSGIAGHRTTFGSPFRRIDELRLGDTIELYSPYRVYVYEVTESFRVTPDRVDVMETREEPRLTLSACDPPYSARYRLIVHADLVSVTRLQQ
- a CDS encoding NAD-dependent epimerase/dehydratase family protein — encoded protein: MRVLVTGGAGFIGANLVEALIRDNEVVVVDDLSTGSADNVHPDARFAQMSILDEKFLAEVASFKPDKVVHLAAQASVGASIVDPHNDWLVNVEGTKAVARAARSCGARAVISASSAAVYGTPAELPICESRHKLPTNPYGRSKLAAEEVLASELSRTGTDFASFRFSNVYGPRQSSQGEGGVVAIFASRLVRGEELVVFGDGSQTRDFIFVADVVDSICLALKTETRLCEGGGDGPAYNISTGTQTNITQLIDALSQISGVEAKVSHEPAVPGDIKHSVLDARKADSIFGWEARIPFETGLEATYAWYLSSVSAPTPGDE
- a CDS encoding histidine kinase N-terminal domain-containing protein, whose translation is MSIADSIANRFPPAAAEHVHNVAQNLQLVADLGYGDVVLLVPNEDGQLEIVADVRPMTAAAAVPVSRVGGTVDRNEEPEAYDALDFGLTVCGSRCRIRRGVEFTSTAYPVGPSSRPYAVVVRYLGKSVAEAPGKMEVAFMRLAVFVLERLQRGPIPDLHTGEPYSTTRLAGDGVIEVDSGGTVSYASPNAVNIMRLAGAEGSLSGAPVSALPGGATAVVPVLGSTAAREITLEVAGRSLRYRTIALSEGALVLVEDVTEARRREQELRVKEVTIREVHHRVKNNLQTVASLLRIQARRATSEEVACALNEAVERISSMAVVHEMLAESTEESVDLAAAVRKVVDMVTRGLARSDAVIELRVEGDTGLVPASIATSLALVVAELVHNAIEHGIGSRHTGSVTVTMHRTPNELTLSVWDDGCGLPPGFSPDSSSNLGLAIVRTIVEDDMRGTLSFSTETGMLVSVHVPVTN
- the lon gene encoding endopeptidase La, producing the protein MSQEGSSHQIPEILPLIPLRDLTLFPNLVVPLFVGRERSIRALEEAMRGDHLVALVTQKRAETVDPSFEELYEIGCVATIMQELKLPDGTAKALVEGRQRIRILELVASEPFMQARVELIEETTEADVEVEALMRALITDFEKAGELGKPVPLEMMMATSAIGEPGRLADFVAFHLNLKVEEKQKILEAMDPKDRLEIVTRYLGKELELLELGSRIQDRVKDQMTQTQREYFLREQLKAIQKELGHYDEIQAEMDEYRERISAAVMPEKVEEKALKELSRLEKMPPASAETSVIRTYLDWLIGLPWNKESEEKLDLVSAQEVLDEDHYGLEKVKERILEYLAVHKLTSHMRGPILCFVGPPGVGKTSIGKSIARSLGREFIRMSLGGVRDEAEIRGHRRTYVGALPGRIIQSISQAGTKNPVFMMDEIDKVGMDFRGDPTSALLEVLDPEQNSAFQDHYLEAPFDLSNTMFITTANLLDPIPPALRDRMEVIHFPGYTEDEKSRIAGDYLIPKQLKEHGLSAAKLAIGDDAVREMVRRYTREAGVRNLERTIAMVCRQVTRKVVEGKKGKTKVTSRTLHKYLGPPKFSYGLAEEKDDVGVATGLVWTEVGGDVIFIESTKMRGKGGLTLTGQLGDVMRESAQAALSYIRTRASELGLNPDFAEQFDVHIHVPAAAIPKDGPSAGITMATSLASCLIECPVRRDIAMTGEITLRGRVLPVGGIKEKLLAAHRAGITTVLVPKENVRDLDLLPEPVRNDLNIIAVGSMDEVLRHALVHSCFQNGLKGGNGSGRRRRVRGH
- a CDS encoding P-II family nitrogen regulator — encoded protein: MKKIEAIIKPYRLNEVKEMLSALGVVGMTVTDVRGYGRQMGHTEVYRGAEYAVDFIPKVKIELVLDDAVAQSAEDAIIAAARTGEIGDGKVFIYDVEGAVRIRTGERGSKAL